CCCACTTTATCTGAACACATAGAAACAGAAGCTCTGCTCCGCTGTTCTTAAAACACTTAGGAGCTGCCCATCAGGCTGGTCCACACAGGGAGGCATTTGACCTACTGGGTGGTTCTGCGAAGCATGTGATTTTAAGTGTCTCCATCCATAGATATCTGAGCCTTTCCccactcttccccctcccttccctctgcaaTTGTCTCCATTCTGACGAAGAAGCACGGGCAGGTGTGTGTCTCGGATGGACTCACATCCgtccctctgtcctctgcctctgcagctctTCCGCTCTCTAACCTTTATGAGACCATGGGAGTTGTAGGATCGACCACCACGCAGCTATACACAGACCGCACGGAAAAGCTGAGGCCTGAGATGGAGGGACCAGGCAGCTTCACCATCTTTGCCCCTAGCAATGAGGCCTGGGCTTCCTTGCCTGCGGTAAGAGGAGCCTTCTGCCCAGGGCACTCTCCTGGGAATCGCCTTTCTCCTGAGACCTGGGCACACAGTGGGATTCTTCTGTTTGGGTCAACATCCTTTCCCTTAACCCCTGAGGGAAAGTTAAAGTGGGGTTCCCAGGTGCCTTCCAGTGGCCCCATCCTCCCAATGATGCTCACTAAAGGAGGAGCAATTGGCGGAAGAGGGGTCTAGGTTCCCTTGGAGCAGGGGTTGCTGCCTCTCAACTACTGTGCCCTTTCTTTCTAGGAAGTGTTAGACTCCCTGGTAAGCAACGTCAACATCGAACTGCTAAACGCCCTCCGTTACCACATGGTGGACCGGCGGGTCCTGACAGATGAGCTGAAACATGGCATGGCCCTCACCTCCATGTACCAGAACTCCAACATCCAGATTCATCACTATCCTAACGGGGTAGGGGCATCCCCAGTTACTCAGCGCTGTTCTCTGTTCATAGCGAACCCACCTCTGGCCCATCGGGGTGTTTCCTTCTAGGGTTCCGTCCTGTGATTTGATAAACCGTAGACACGGCCTTGCCTCTGGGTCTTCTCTACAGACCCTCCCACTTCACACTGCTCCTAGCTGTGGGCCCACTGTTTGCCCTTCCCACGGCCCTCTCTTTACTCATCCTTGCTTCTCTGGGCAGATTGTGACAGTGAACTGCGCCCGGTTGCTGAAAGCTGACCACCATGCGACCAACGGCGTGGTGCACCTCATTGATAAGGTCATTTCCACCGTGACCAACAACATCCAGCAGATCATTGAGATTGAAGACACCTTCGAGACCCTTCGGGTAAGGCCCATGCAGGGGGGCAGTTGACCTCCCCAGAGGGACCTGGCAGGGTGACTTCTGCAGGAGGACCTGAGGATGTCCCAAGTGTGGTTAAATGGAGGAGATACTATGAGCACTGGGCTTGATCCACTCTGAGAAATGGCCCTGTTGTAAAGCTTCCCTTTCTTTGGCTCTTCTGGATAAACCAGCAATCTGTCACAGTAACTGCTGGAATCCTCTGAGCCTTAGGGCTGAGCTGTGAAGTCCAGAGTGTGAGGGTCCACCTCCCTGATTCTACTTCCCACACAGGACACTATTACAAATGTCTTGTCAGCTGGCACGTTGCTTTTAGGCCATATGTCACCAGCCTGGGGCCTCACACATGTCCCCTGGAGCACAGACCTTGCAGAGAGGCTGTGGTATGACTCAGGAGAGTAGTCCAGACTCCTGACTGCTCTGGCTGAAGGCGTATGTCTAATAACTGGAAAGGCAAGCAGTTTCCTGTTGGCACTGGCCACACAGGAGGAAGTGAACACAGGCTGCCATGTCAGGGGTTTTGCCTGATTCAAGGAGAACTTCCTAACCACAGAGCACACAAGAGGGAGTGGGCAGCCCCTCCCTGGAGATCTccaacacagagacaaacacagcaGCATGGGCACAGAGGGGCCTTGGCATCTGGGGAGAGCTCCAAAGGcttctccctgcctttcttctggGTCTTCAAGGGAATTTCAGTCCAAAGTCGACAGCGCAAACCTTCATTATCAGCacagagtctcaaaaaaaaatctctttcttattccccttctgccctccctggtACTCATTTTTTCCTTCTAGCATGAGTTTCTAATACCTGCTGCTCCCCAGGCCTAGGCAACAGGGAACAGAGCGAGTCAAAAGGCTGCCATTCTTTCTGAGGGTCTAGATGAGACGTGTACAAGGCAGGGCAGGGTGATGTCATTGGGGAGGGTCGGCAAGTGAATGGCAGGCAGTGTAGCCCAGGAATGGTGCCCAGGGAAGGCTTCTTTGGAAGAAATACTCTTAGCAGAAGGCTCTGAAAGATGAGACAGCCCACGTTTCACAGCCCCACTGCAGAAGCACCGCTGAGGTAGGGAAGCCTGGAGGAAGCCTCCATGCCTTCCAGACCAGCAGAGACTCCCTAGTAGGGAGCAGTGAGAAGCAGCTCCGGCTCTTGGGACACTGTTCTAGATGTGAAGCCCTGAGTCACATGATCTTTGCACGCCATCATCGCTCAGAAGGGATCACTACTAATTGTGGGATTAGAGCTGGGAGACATGACAGTGAGGTTCATATTCATCTGGGGACCTACGTTTTGGTCAAAGTTTGAAGGAATGGGAGTAGAAGATGCgtagaaagaggggaggagggactaTTGGGATAAAGGCCTAGAGGTGGCATGGGCTGACATCTGTCAACAcctgaaaagcagccagtgtggcTGGAACATGGGCCCAGGCCTATGGAGTTTGTGCTAAGACAGAACCTCAGCCAGGCTTCTCTCTCACTTGGGACTTCTCTAAGTGTCTCTACCCCAGGGAAGGCATAGTCAGGGTGTGTGTATCTTGCCAAGTAAGCATACGAAACACTTGTCCTCCTTGCCCGCGCAGGCCGCTGTGGCTGCATCAGGACTCAATACCCTGTTGGAGGGTGACGGCCAGTTCACACTCTTGGCCCCAACCAATGAGGCCTTTGAGAAGATTCCCGCCGAGACTTTGAACCGGATTCTGGGTGACCCAGAGGCCCTGAGAGGTGAGCACCTTCAGCTCATGTTGCTGCTTCCTGGGTGCAGCCCACCTGAACCCCGGCCTATGCTGATGCCACAAGAGTCAGAAAATCCACTGCAACCCTGGTTTATAGTGTTCCCAGTGGCCATGTCTCTGTGGAAGCCTAGCAGACTCAATTCTGAGAGCCCCTAGCTGACCCTGGCTAAATAAAGGGAACAAAACTGGAGTGGCCAAAACTGTCAGGAGGACGTATGATGCTTAGAGAGCTTGGAAGAATCGGGTGTGGGTGGCCGGAGGTGGCATCCTTCAACTAGAATCATCTTGGTGACCTTTTATATCTTCCTTTATCTGACCAGAGGCTTCATGGGTAACCAAAAAATATTAGTTAGGAATCAGTAATGGTCAGTGATTTCTATTGCTGGTTCCATCTTTCAGTTTCTAAATTAGACATGGAAGGTAGATTAGGAGTGGTCCACTCTCACCTCACCTGACCCCCTTTAGTTCTAGAACTTCTGAAGGATCACTAGCACCAAGCTGCCTGGTGACCCTCTAGATCCTGTAAAGTGCACATTCTTCCTCCCAAACGTCACTAGGCGTGACTTCATTTAAGCCAGCCTTGGTAGCGTGCCATGTAAGGAGAAGGAGCCCCGTGCTTTGCAGACACCCTGTAAATTTAAACCCTCCAGGCCAGGCATGGGAGGACAGGGACACTTCAGAGAGCAGAGGTGGGGACTGTACCTATGTGAGTGTTGTCCTTTAAGATACCTGTCCCTGGCTGAGATCTGGGGTTCTGCAGTGAACACAGTCAAAAGTGTGTCTTCAAGGAAGTTAAAGTCTGGTAAGCACCCGGCTTCCAAAGAAGCTGCTGAGGTGGGATCCGGTGAGTGCCGTGTGGAGGGCAGGGCTGGGGTCCATGGTCTCAAGGGCTAGGAAGCTCCCCGAAAGGGATGTGGCTGCATCTCCGCACACATGCTTGACATGACCAGACTACAAAGAGCAAAGGTttcctttggctcacagtctTCGATGTGCTATTTCCTGATCACCTGACCCCATGGTTTTCAAACCTGTGGctttgtgtagtaataggagcagcggggctgcgtccccagcaccccggccgcctggctagcttatgccccaaaataacaacacacaaactgtattcattcaaatactgcttggcccattagctctagcccttactggctaattctgatatcctgatcaacccatctctaataaactgtgtagctctggtcttaccgggaaagattcagcatgtctgacctggcagcttgcttcatcgtgtctgcccgggagaggggagcatggcctctatctgaggcatctgcccccgagaggagagctatccagtctgagctcacttcctcttcctcccagcattctgttctttttactccacccacctatgttttaacctatgaggccaagcagtttctttattataattaaccaatgaccttcctccatcagctttgTGGGTCGGGCACTAAGTAACTTAAAGGCCTCACAGTGGCCCTACCTCTTAAAGTTGTCACCACCCCCACTAGTACCACCCTGGGGCCAGACCTTTAACACACAGGCCTTTGGGGAGGGAGGACATTCAGCATCTACACTGTAGCATGTGCTAAAAGATCTTTTGTacagaacacatttttttatattcattgatATTGGAAATCATTATAGACCCCAGATAGAAGCCTTTTGCTTATCTACTTCTACTATGCCATAACCAGTTTTCTCCAACCAGGGCCCTGCCCTCTGCTGTTATAACTACAGACTTGAaggcagagggctggggtctATCTACATTCACAGTGCCCTGTTTTGTCTCTAAATGGTTGGTAGATAGTCAGGAAGCAGGCCTGGGCTGGCATATCTTGTTTGAAGCCTGACTTCTGGTCCTGTCCTTCTCACCCCTATATGACCCCAGGAGTTCAGTTTACTTCTCTAGGAAGTATGATCCCTCAAAGGCCTCGTTCCTATGGGGTCTTCTTGTCATTTTCAGACAgggcttactatgtagcctaagGTAGCCTCAAATTCAAGGCAGTCTTgcttctgagtgatgggattacaagcataccACCATACTTGGCCTGACATAgtctttttgtctcttctttaCTTACTGAGTTGGGTCAGTACTGGCTCTCAGGATCTGTTTCCAGTACCCTGGTCCCTCTGTCAGCCCCACAGCTTCCTCCTAACTGTGACAGGGCAGTTTTGGTTCCCACACTCAAGGATAAACTGAAACTTGCCTCTGTGGTGAAGCTGAGACAAAGGACCTTGGTGACACTGGAGAGTAGCATCTTGGAACCTGTGGgcttggggaggggtggggcttgTCCTTGGCTGGTCCGTGCTGCTGCTTTCCTACACAGAGGTCATGAATGACCGTGAGACCCTGTTAGAGGTGTGGGTGCAGAGGCTTCAGCTTCTGACTGCCCAACACATGTCTCCAAAGTAGAGCCTAGATTTATGAGGGAGCAATGGGCACAACCAGCCTCTAAGTCAGCAGATCCTGGCCACTAGGAGGCCTTGGGGTAAGACAAACATAATCCAGAAAACAAGACATACAAATAATTCATACCTATGCTTGGGTCAGTTTTTATCATTGCTTGCCTCAGTCTATGTCTTATAAAGGCCCAAGACATAAAGACCATAGTATACCTATTGgaggtttcctcttctccctgGCCCGTTAGGAGAATTTACCCTGAAGCCCACTGTTCATGAGCTAATGGCTGGTGTTTCTGTGTTGTGGAGAGGCTTGCATTTCAGGTCTAGGAGACAATGCTAATCTTATCTGTTTACTCATAAGGGAGATGAGATTTGAGGAGGCTAAGTGGCTGACCCAGGATCCCACAGTTGATCAGCAACcaggggattcaaactcaggcagTGTGACCATAGAGTCCCAATGGTTTTAGATAGTGGTAGGCAAGAGATGGGAATGTGGGCCCTGTAATACTCCAGCAAAGTCCTCAgccacaggcaggcagggaaCTGGTCCCTGCAGAGGTCTCAGCAGGCTCTAGACCTGTGTCCTGTTCTGCCATAGACCTGCTGAACAACCACATCCTGAAGTCAGCCTTGTGTGCCGAGGCCATTGTCACCGGAGTGTCCCTGGAGACCCTGGAGGGCACCACACTGGAGGTAGGCTGCAGTGGGGACATGCTCACAATCAACGGGAAGGCTGTCATCTCCAACAAAGACATCCTGGCCACCAACGGTGTCATCCATTACATTGATGAGCTGCTCATCCCAGATTCGGGTAGGTGGGCCTCAGGGGCCTCTGTCCTGCGcagcttcctccctcctctgaCAGCCCTGGCGACAgcaccagggctatgtagaatcCTTTGGGCCATTTCCTGCCCTTGGTTCAGCACACGGCCCTGTACCTACTGTGAACCTATGGGAAGTGTGAAGCTTTGAGCTTCAGGCACAGAGGACCAGACACTATCCTGAGGCAACCAGGAATAAGTTAGAGCACATATGGAAGGAACGAGACACCATCGTAGAgtcctttctggcctccatcttgTGGTTAGGCCCAAAAGGCCATTTGCTGATGTCACAACATCTTATTTCCTTAGAGAAACCAAGGCCACTGGCCCAGGGAAGATGACTGGATGGGCTTTggtttccattcagaaaggaaaCCGGTCTCTTCCTGTGGGAGTATCTTCAGAAGCAGCCACACAGGCCacgctgcctcctcctccccaccaccctcaAACAGGCCCTGGCCAGGCCACTCTGGGGTCAGGGACAGTTCTGCCTGCTGCCAAGTGACTCTTACCTCCCTGCAAGTTAGGTTTTCTAACCACACAAGCACGCGGGGCCCCACTGCATTCAGAAGGCCAGTGGCTCACAAAATGAGGTTCCTGCTAATGCCTGTCCCATCTGGGGTGGACCATGGCATATACTCATGGCCATGTTATCTTTCGaactctgtttctccctcttgCAGCCAAGACACTGCTTGAGCTGGCTGCAGAATCTGACGTCTCTACAGCCGTCGACCTCCTCAGGCAAGCCGGTCTCAGCACACATCTCTCTGGAAAAGAAAGCTTGACCTTCCTGGCCCCTCTGAATTCTGTCTTCAAAGGTAGCGTGGAGAACACCTTCTACTGTCCTGTTGTCTCTGGGACAGCTGCCCCAATCCTACAGCACTGCCCTGATTTACGACAGCCTTGGAACCTTCCGCCCACCATAGCCCAAAGCAGATGTGACTCTCTCAGAAACTTTGGACTACCCATTGTTTATCTGAAACAGCCAAGAATGTACTGGGGACTTTTCCCCTCGGAACCCAGCATTTCACTTCTGCCGAGAGTGGAGCAggcttctgctttttgtttgcaGGGTCAACACTAGGGTATATGGGCAGAGGCCAGCTGAGCTGCCACCGTGGGGTTGACAAGAAAGACCCTCTCCCCCGACTGAGGGCAAAAATACAAACACCCTCAGTGCCTAGACCTATTTTATTTCCTACAGTAGAGGCCAAATGTTAAGGAATTTTGGCAGTCACActtattttctgtctccatttccaaaCCAAGAGGGGATGGGCTTTCTTTCTACTATATGTGCCTCATCCTCCACTTCATCTCTGTGCACCCTTCGCTTGCAGATGGTGCCCCTCACATCGATGCTCAAATGAAGACTTTGCTTCTGAACCACATGGTCAAAGAACAGCTGGCTTCCAAGTATTTGTACCACGGACAGACATTAGATACCCTGGGCGGCAAAAAGCTGCGAGTTTTTGTTTATCGAAACGTAAGTTCTAGGACCTTGCTCACACCCCTTCTTTGGCTTCAAATCTacaattgttttttaaagtcCTCAATAGCCAGGAACTTATGTAAGAACTGGCTTCTACTAAAGGGGAAGTATTTCTGGAGAGGGCAGGATACTAGCTGACACTTCCTTTCCTGCAGACTTGGAGAATAAGGCTCAGACCTAACTGAACTGCTGAGCACTGGGCTACCTGGGGCTCAGCAGGATGGACAAGGGGGGAGGGGCATGGAGACTTTGAGTCTTCCCAGGCTTATGCCAAGAGAAGCCCCATGAAGCTCAGACCTCTTTGATCCAAGACCTTCCCATATCAAACAGGAGGGATTGCTCCTGGCCTGGGATCAAACAGGACCATTTGGCCAAAGATGTCCAATGACCGGTGAAATCAACCAGTCAGCTACCTCTTGTCTGCCTATTTGATCTTTGTCAATGGACCTCGTGTGAGACTGATGTTGTCACGGAGTCCTTATGTAATTTTAAGAACCCCTATAGCCACTCTTCCTTGTGGAACACTTCTGTGGGCGATGCCATTGCAACTGGCTTGGAACAAATCTGGAGACCCCTGCCTGAGAGGATAatcatctcccttcctctccccctcttctctgcaGAGCCTATGCATTGAAAACAGCTGCATCGCTGCCCATGACAAGAGGGGACGGTATGGGACCCTGTTCACCATGGACCGGATGCTAACTCCCCCAATGGGGACCGTTATGGATGTCTTGAAGGGGGACAATCGTTTCAGGTAACCGGTCTCATTCCAGGGCCAGGCTTCCTTCAAGTGGTCATGCTGGCCCTCATCTATTTTATCCAACTTCCCAGGGGGTGACCTAATGTAGTGACGTACTGGTGTGATCTTCCATGTTTGGGGTGTGGCGAGAATGAGGGTCTCCTTGAAACCTTAGGTTGGGAAGCAGGGCTCCTGCTGGCGGTATAATCTTCATACCCATTGTAAGGGGAGACGTTCTTATTACTACACAAGGGTGTCACTCACACCAGAAAGTCCCCAGTGAGCTGAGGGCACAGGTGTCAAGGACCTgttgtgttttcctctttctgcattttatttatagGCGACTGAAGCCACCATGTCACTTTGCTTCCTTGCCTTCTGTCTCCAACTTGCTAGCTCTCCAGTGAGTGCTGTCAAGCCAAGGGTTTCCTGGGCACTGGCTTCAGTTGCCTGCCCAAGGGCTGGGAGACTGGGCCCCTGGCTTTGCAGGGTCACACTCAGCAGACCCTGACTCTGCCAGGCTCAGGGACAGCCATACCAAGTCccacctttctcctccctctgttccctcTGCCCATATTCCCTGCGTATGACATTCGTTCTCGTTGGAAAGATGTAAAGTACACGGTCTCCCTCCTGCTTCGGGAGAGGCCACGGAAAGCAAACTCATCTTCTCTGTTTGTCTACAGCATGCTGGTAGCCGCCATCCAGTCTGCAGGGCTGATGGAGACCCTCAACCGGGAAGGGATCTACACTGTTTTCGCTCCCACAAATGAAGCTTTCCAAGCCATGCCTCCAGAAGAACTGAACAAACTCTTGGGTAAAGAGCAGTTTAAACAGCTATTCCCATTTCCCTGAAATAGCAGTCAGTCCCAGCCATGGCAGGAAGCGAGAGATGCAGGGCAAAGGGACTTAGTGATGAGGCCATGTTGTGGACACATGAGCAGAATTAAGGGAACAGCAAATGGTGACAATAGTGGAAAAGGGTGGGGTGAGGGCAGGGACCAGGGAGACTCGggacaaaggacacagaaaacacCAGAGCCAATTATGGTTGTGACGGGGCCATGGCAAAGAGGGGTCCTGAatgccccttccttctttcctcccttgggCCAGTTGACTTTCAGCTGGATGTAGGAGGGCAGAGGTGATGCCACTCAGTTTCCTTAGACACGGTGCCATGCAAGCAAGAAATGAGCCGCTGAGGTGTGTGCTCTCCGCTGGGGATCTGTGATGGCAGAACTGTATTAAATGTCCTCAGAGATGGAAAGTCCGTCTTGGGCAACTTCAGCTGAGGGTGGTGGCTAAGCGTGCCAGTGAGCTCTGGTGAGCTGCtgaacttctctgagcctcagtttcccctttagAAAAATGAGGTTGGCAACAGTCCCTGACTCACTGTGATACGGATTAAATGTGGCACACGGGACAAGGCACCCATGTTCCATTAATAGTGGTGGGGAcagggggatgggatggggtgatGGGTGTTACCTCTGATGTATACCCACCCTCCCAGGAAGGTGgtcaggggaggaagaaaggagcgTAAGGAAGCAGCTTAGCCCAACCTCACTCAGAACAAACACAGTCTATGCCTCCCTTCCTGCGGGAGAACAGAAGGCTCAGGTTGCACTCATCAAGGAACTAAGTTTGTGTCCTGTTTAATTTTCCCGATTGCCAAGCGCATGCCTGTGTCCGCTCTGCTGACGCAGGTTcctgagaagaggggagaagtTCAGTCTGCACACAAATGTCCCATCCTCTCTCAGCCTTCTAAGAAGGGATTATTCCCCAGGTGGCCTGTGCCTGCTCAAGTTTCCTCATGTTCAGCTGTATACGAGGTCTGGGACGGGGTGTGGGGAAAGTTTCCTAAACAGCCCTCAAGTCCTATGGGTAGGATAAATGACCCCCGAGGGAGGAAGAGTGGCCCTGGTGACTCCAGGGGACTGGTTTGACTTTGCACTCCGGGCCATATTTTTGTGGGAGGGGATCTCTTACCAGCTTCAATGTAGATGTTCAAGAGACCCTTACAGGTGGCTGAGCTTTAGTTTCCCGGGCGCCCAGaccccaataatcacacagaaactatattaatgacaacactgtttggccaacagctcgagcttatttctagataactcttatatcttaaattaacctgtttctattattttgtattttaccacgaggctcgtggtttgttatcACTtacttcttgggcagctacatgtctgcctgactccgccttctttcctcctctatctctgcttggatttcctgccttgctctattctgccctgccataggccaaaccagcttctttattaaccaatgataacaaaacatattcacagcatacagaggggaatcccacaccaggtggctccaTCCCCCAGCACAACATAGATGTGTCATTAACCAGATGAACTCTCTGAGTTGTTTTCAATTTTCCTCTGGGTTTCTTGATCCTGGGAGCAGCCACTCATAAGCCCTGGGGGAAATAAGCCACTGGCTGTCTATGGAAGGATCAGGACCGGAGGGTAGCTGGCAGATGTCTGTGCTGCCTCTCATGTAACTTGGGAAAGGTATCGGGTGCCTGGCCCAGTTGGCAGAGAAACTGATGCGACTTGGAAGGGATGTGCCGAGGAGGAAGGATGCTGCAGagagaaaactgccttggccctgaccTCATCGGCTCCGTGGCTCCTCCAAAGCACAGCTGTTGATTCTTTCAAGTCCTCCCTCCAGGAAATAGCTAACTCCAGCAGAAAATGCACTTGAGGGCATAATGTGTAAACATTTCACTACTGTGTTATAGTCGGCAGGAGCCACGTCAATGATGAGGCATCCCAGCTGCCGATGCTGGAAAGGTCCCTGGCTTTCCAGGCAAATATTTAGCTCATGGAAGCATGAGTCATACGCATAGAGGAGTATGGATTAACTCCTCAGCTGCCATGGAATCCTGCTTAACCCAACCGCCTGCTGGCTCCAGGGCCAGCTCACAGACAGGGCTGTCTGCTGACCTTTAGACGGATAGTGGGTCGTGGGCTGTGCACACAGTGGGCACTCGGTACACACTTCTGCTTGTTCAATGAGTTGTCCTGCTCAGAAGAAAACACTGCTATTTTCTCTTGTCCCTTAACCTCGCCAGTCGCCATCCTTGTGCATAACAGTGTCCCCTTCTTCCACCATCTTACAGCAAATGCCAAGGAACTTACCAACATCCTGAAATACCACATTGGCGACGAGATCCTGGTTAGTGGAGGTATTGGGGCCCTGGTGCGGCTGAAGTCTCTCCAAGGGGACAAGCTGGAAGTCAGCTCGGTGAGTGTGCCAGGGGAAGGTTGGCTGTGTGCTGCCATGAAGTCTCTAGGACACGCCTCACCGTGCACACAATTTTTAAGATGCTAATCGAACCTTCGAGTGTGGTTTgtccaaagaaagagagaaaagagaagcgCCCAAGGGACACCAAGAAAGATTATCTATAGATGTGTGTAGGAACTTCCAGATGTTCAGGGCAATCGGGCATCTGACGTGGATTGTGAAGAAGCTCCTTAGAAAGTGGGAAGTGGTCCCCAAAGCCAGGCACTCACTGACCTGTTCAGTGGCTGGCATCTTAAGAGACCCTTTCGTCCTGATTCTGCTCTGGGCGCCATCTCTCGACCTGTGGTGATGGTACTGCTCAGCTTTGGAGCTGGGTTCAGGGTGTCTCTACCTCAGATGAGAACATAGCCAGCCTGACTCAGCAGAGGCCATCCGTGTGGATAGGAGCTGGTGGCTCTCTGCTCCCGTCTCTGGATCTTTGGTGTCCCTTGCTCACCAGTTCCTTGGAGACCATGGGAGGAAGGCTGGGAGAGGTCTGTTTAACTTGAGGTCACTCAGGGTCTCTTGACTTAGTTCCATGTGTTGGGATCCTGTCTGTCATAGGCACATGGGCTGTGCAGGAAAGCATTTGCCCCCAGGAGACCTCCCCACCTATGTAGTTCAAGGGGCTGTGTGGCCTTCCTTGCACCTCAGCTCCCACTTCCGTTAAGAGACAAGCGC
This genomic window from Microtus ochrogaster isolate Prairie Vole_2 chromosome 16, MicOch1.0, whole genome shotgun sequence contains:
- the Tgfbi gene encoding transforming growth factor-beta-induced protein ig-h3, which encodes MALLVRLLTLALALALGPTATLAGPAKSPYQMVLQHSRLRGRQHGPNVCAVQKVMGTNKKYFTNCKQWYQRKICGKPTVISYECCPGYEKVPGEKGCPAALPLSNLYETMGVVGSTTTQLYTDRTEKLRPEMEGPGSFTIFAPSNEAWASLPAEVLDSLVSNVNIELLNALRYHMVDRRVLTDELKHGMALTSMYQNSNIQIHHYPNGIVTVNCARLLKADHHATNGVVHLIDKVISTVTNNIQQIIEIEDTFETLRAAVAASGLNTLLEGDGQFTLLAPTNEAFEKIPAETLNRILGDPEALRDLLNNHILKSALCAEAIVTGVSLETLEGTTLEVGCSGDMLTINGKAVISNKDILATNGVIHYIDELLIPDSAKTLLELAAESDVSTAVDLLRQAGLSTHLSGKESLTFLAPLNSVFKDGAPHIDAQMKTLLLNHMVKEQLASKYLYHGQTLDTLGGKKLRVFVYRNSLCIENSCIAAHDKRGRYGTLFTMDRMLTPPMGTVMDVLKGDNRFSMLVAAIQSAGLMETLNREGIYTVFAPTNEAFQAMPPEELNKLLANAKELTNILKYHIGDEILVSGGIGALVRLKSLQGDKLEVSSKNNVVSVNKEPVAETDIMATNGVVHAINSVLQLPANRPQERGDELADSALEIFKQASAYSRAAQRSVRLAPVYQRLLERMKH